Proteins encoded in a region of the Phaenicophaeus curvirostris isolate KB17595 chromosome 1, BPBGC_Pcur_1.0, whole genome shotgun sequence genome:
- the LOC138716594 gene encoding inositol 1,4,5-trisphosphate receptor-interacting protein-like 1, with amino-acid sequence MSGLELKPEIRVFHCGPEEAEQRHDGELVEEEEEVEEEESKGEGSDEERDLVGIFERHAWRPVQYVMYSCLMVEELVDELLWIIKEQLCKSFYPVLQQAISVGTSFAGWFPCDDDAVYQLLLPLKAPRGHTFNLELGTMREMPAGDPCIRVELECTCTGQQMEENMLCFLHHSKDITKNQDPSLLHTLCTGCYLDVHKTARWFQNLMMSAWRDVPHLRHYNMKTLPSNQSCRLELTSASGKTFFIELIFGVQHGDSDIFLSIQAPEDTSTPSTTWPVTYAAAEVTFFKYMARQVPTGRVHLKCLHHCAYILMGTSFSTYTFKTAVMHLLTTILLSDWHSKYSLLRLRDIMPYVLCCLEKCLKHFFLGNENMPEEISLPPSFRTAKPLSLFQRFTQDPAAYAEALHDFKQLQYRLVRAKVSCQAKALKATIQKDLEDYASDIKIQEDFQSGSPIMRTAEEHQRQHCGQHFILQRLATPICPDICIKISRHLQVSSSNEVHSTSSDSGTTSTAV; translated from the exons ATGAGTGGCCTCGAGCTGAAGCCAGAGATTCGTGTATTCCACTGTGGCCCTGAAGAAGCAGAACAA AGGCACGATGGAGAGCTGgtggaagaagaagaggaggtggaggaggaagaaagtaaaGGAGAAGGTTCTGATGAAGAGAGGGATCTGGTTGGGATTTTTGAAAGGCACGCTTGGAGGCCAGTGCAGTATGTGATGTACAGTTGCCTGATGGtggaggagctggtggatgaACTCCTCTGGATCATCAAAGAGCAGTTGTGCAAGAGTTTCTACCCTGTGCTACAACAAGCCATCAGTGTGGGCACTTCCTTCGCAGGCTGGTTTCCCTGTGATGATGATGCTGTCtaccagctgctcctgcccctgaaGGCACCTCGTGGCCACACCTTCAACCTGGAGCTTGGCACCATGAGGGAGATGCCAGCAGGAGACCCCTGCATCCGCGTGGAGCTAGAGTGCACCTGCACAGGGCAGCAAATGGAGGAGAACATGCTCTGCTTCCTCCACCATTCTAAGGACATCACAAAAAATCAGGACCCCAGCCTCCTACACACCCTCTGCACTGGCTGCTACCTAGATGTGCACAAAACTGCCCGCTGGTTCCAGAACCTCATGATGTCAGCCTGGAGGGATGTGCCTCATTTGCGTCACTACAACATGAAGACGCTGCCCTCCAACCAGtcctgcaggctggagctgaCAAGTGCCTCTGGAAAAACCTTCTTCATTGAGTTGATCTTTGGAGTGCAGCATGGAGACTCAGACATCTTCCTAAGCATCCAGGCTCCAGAGGACACCTCCACCCCAAGCACTACGTGGCCAGTGACCTACGCTGCGGCCGAGGTGACGTTCTTCAAGTACATGGCCAGGCAGGTCCCAACTGGCCGTGTCCACCTCAAATGCCTTCACCACTGCGCATACATCCTGATGGGCACAAGCTTTTCCACCTATACCTTCAAGACAGCTGTCATGCACCTCCTGACCACAATCCTCCTCTCAGATTGGCACAGCAAGTATTCGCTACTGCGGCTGCGAGACATCATGCCATACGtgctctgctgcctggagaagtgCCTCAAACACTTCTTCCTTGGCAATGAGAACATGCCCGAGGAGATAAGCTTGCCACCCTCCTTCAGAACGGCCAAGCCACTGAGTCTCTTCCAACGCTTCACACAAGATCCAGCGGCCTATGCCGAGGCATTGCATGATTTCAAACAGCTGCAATATCGACTC GTGAGAGCCAAAGTTAGTTGCCAAGCCAAGGCCCTTAAAGCCACTAttcagaaggacctggaggacTATGCCTCA GATATTAAAATCCAGGAGGACTTTCAGTCTGGCTCTCCAATCATGCGGACTGCAGAGGAACACCAACGCCAGCATTGTGGGCAG CACTTCATCCTGCAGAGACTTGCCACTCCAATCTGCCCCGACATTTGCATAAAAATCTCCAGACATTTGCAAGTTTCATCAAGCAACGAGGTCCATTCCACTTCATCTGATTCTGGTACCACCTCGACAGCAGTATAA